The following are encoded in a window of Staphylococcus piscifermentans genomic DNA:
- a CDS encoding MazG nucleotide pyrophosphohydrolase domain-containing protein codes for MTHTITIAGLGNYGLEELPLGVYRYLINAPKVYARTLEHPVIQELRETENAEIEWLSFDEVYEAHDEFAEVYKEIVSQLIEAAQTEDVVYAVPGHPRVAETTTAMLTAYAAEHDDVEVRVLGGKSFIDDVFEAVQVDPNDGFTLLDGTALRPEQLNIRTHTLITQVYSAMTAGDLKLTLMERYPDDYRVWIVDGARSTGAELIETPLFELDHHDLFSNLTSVFIPRVEDADLMHRDFDFAESVIDTLVDDDTGCPWDKQQTHASLKRYLLEETFELFEAIDNEDDWHMIEELGDILLQVMLHTSIGKKEGYMDVREVIESMNDKMIRRHPHIFGEAQADNIEDLKEIWQDAKAKEGKKERVKFEKVFADHFMALYDDIKNKDYNEAELKAFLEKKEGK; via the coding sequence ATGACACATACAATTACCATTGCAGGTTTAGGCAACTATGGATTAGAGGAGCTGCCGTTAGGTGTGTATCGCTATTTAATCAACGCACCTAAAGTTTACGCACGTACATTGGAACACCCAGTGATACAAGAACTTCGCGAAACTGAAAATGCAGAGATTGAGTGGTTGAGTTTCGATGAAGTTTACGAGGCGCATGATGAATTTGCTGAGGTCTATAAAGAGATAGTGTCGCAGTTAATTGAAGCGGCTCAAACAGAAGATGTGGTTTATGCGGTACCTGGCCATCCTAGAGTTGCTGAAACGACAACCGCTATGTTGACAGCCTATGCGGCAGAGCATGACGATGTAGAGGTTCGCGTGCTGGGCGGCAAAAGCTTTATTGATGATGTCTTTGAAGCGGTACAAGTCGATCCGAACGATGGGTTTACGTTACTGGATGGTACTGCGCTCAGACCAGAACAGTTGAACATTCGTACGCACACTTTGATTACTCAAGTGTACAGTGCCATGACGGCAGGCGATTTAAAACTCACCTTAATGGAACGTTATCCTGATGATTACCGCGTATGGATTGTAGATGGTGCGCGCAGTACAGGGGCGGAACTAATTGAAACACCATTATTCGAGTTGGATCACCACGATTTATTCAGCAATTTGACCAGCGTATTTATTCCGCGAGTTGAAGATGCAGATTTAATGCATCGTGATTTCGATTTTGCCGAAAGCGTTATTGACACTTTAGTAGATGACGACACAGGTTGTCCATGGGATAAACAGCAAACGCATGCTTCCTTGAAACGTTACTTGCTTGAAGAAACCTTTGAACTTTTCGAAGCCATAGATAATGAAGATGATTGGCATATGATTGAGGAATTAGGCGATATCTTGCTGCAAGTGATGCTGCATACGAGTATCGGCAAAAAAGAAGGCTACATGGATGTACGAGAAGTTATTGAAAGTATGAATGACAAAATGATTCGACGCCATCCTCATATTTTTGGTGAAGCCCAAGCAGACAATATCGAGGATTTAAAAGAGATTTGGCAAGATGCTAAAGCAAAAGAAGGCAAAAAAGAACGCGTTAAATTTGAGAAAGTATTTGCAGACCATTTTATGGCGTTGTATGATGATATCAAAAATAAAGACTATAATGAGGCAGAACTGAAAGCCTTTTTAGAAAAGAAAGAGGGAAAATAG
- the pth gene encoding aminoacyl-tRNA hydrolase encodes MKCIVGLGNIGKRFEQTKHNIGFEVIDYVLDSNQFKLDKQKFRGAYTIERLGGEKVLLIEPMTMMNLSGEAVGPLMDYYNVDPEDLLVLYDDLDLPQGQVRLRQKGSAGGHNGMKSIIQHLGTDNFKRIRIGIGRPTNGMSVPDYVLQKFSKQEMETMNKVIEHSAHAVEDYISSSRFDHVMNEYNGEVS; translated from the coding sequence ATGAAATGTATTGTCGGATTAGGCAATATCGGTAAACGATTTGAACAAACAAAGCATAACATCGGCTTTGAAGTTATAGATTATGTATTAGATTCCAATCAATTCAAATTAGATAAACAAAAATTCCGCGGCGCTTATACCATCGAAAGATTAGGCGGAGAAAAGGTTCTCTTAATCGAACCTATGACAATGATGAATTTGTCAGGGGAAGCAGTCGGCCCTTTAATGGATTATTATAATGTCGATCCTGAAGACTTATTAGTACTTTATGATGACTTAGATTTACCGCAAGGCCAAGTGCGTTTGCGCCAAAAAGGAAGTGCTGGCGGACATAACGGTATGAAATCAATTATTCAACATTTGGGTACAGATAACTTTAAACGTATCCGTATCGGCATCGGCCGACCAACTAATGGCATGTCTGTTCCAGATTATGTATTACAGAAATTCTCGAAACAAGAAATGGAAACTATGAACAAAGTAATAGAACATTCTGCACATGCTGTCGAAGATTATATTTCTAGTTCTCGATTTGATCATGTGATGAATGAATATAATGGTGAGGTCTCGTGA
- a CDS encoding S1 domain-containing RNA-binding protein has translation MSIEVGSKLKGKVTGIKKFGAFVELPEGKSGLVHISEVADKYVENVEEHLSVGDEVEVKVLSIADDGKISLSIKKAKDRPKRQHHRGGNHHHGKPAQSKPEDFEKKLSNFLKDSEEKMTSIKRQAESRRGGRGSRR, from the coding sequence ATGTCAATCGAAGTAGGAAGCAAGCTTAAAGGGAAAGTCACTGGTATCAAGAAATTTGGTGCGTTTGTAGAATTACCTGAAGGGAAAAGTGGCTTAGTTCACATCAGTGAAGTTGCAGACAAATATGTTGAAAATGTAGAAGAACATTTGTCTGTTGGAGATGAAGTAGAAGTTAAGGTACTATCTATTGCTGACGACGGCAAAATTAGTCTTTCAATTAAAAAAGCAAAAGATCGTCCAAAAAGACAACATCATAGAGGCGGAAACCACCACCATGGCAAACCGGCACAAAGCAAACCAGAGGACTTTGAAAAGAAATTAAGCAACTTCTTAAAAGATAGCGAAGAGAAAATGACTTCTATCAAACGTCAAGCTGAATCTAGAAGAGGCGGCAGAGGTTCAAGACGCTAA
- the divIC gene encoding cell division protein DivIC: protein MNRKVEHMENQYIEKENRKKKRHEMKKRVVKRRVTLFAGILLAIILILSIVVITQIKSNADDAEERKAKEEKFQKQQDEEIALKEQLNNLNNKDYIEKIARDDYYLSNDGEVIFKLPKDKK from the coding sequence ATGAATAGAAAAGTAGAACATATGGAGAATCAATATATTGAAAAAGAAAACCGCAAAAAGAAACGACATGAGATGAAAAAGCGGGTTGTGAAGCGTCGTGTCACATTGTTTGCGGGTATTCTGCTGGCAATTATATTAATACTTTCTATCGTGGTCATCACCCAAATCAAAAGCAATGCAGACGATGCTGAAGAACGTAAAGCCAAAGAGGAAAAGTTTCAGAAGCAGCAAGATGAAGAAATCGCTTTGAAAGAACAGCTGAATAACTTAAATAACAAAGATTATATCGAAAAAATTGCACGTGACGATTATTATTTAAGTAATGACGGCGAAGTGATTTTCAAATTGCCTAAAGATAAAAAGTAA
- the tilS gene encoding tRNA lysidine(34) synthetase TilS yields the protein MKLLNIYTRGWTENDHIALAVSTGVDSMVLLNLLATELSHTYRKLTVLHVNHGIREASTEEETFIRAYCKDHHIPLHVHHLDLSELTLQGKSIQSKAREQRYAWFMTQMAEIDANVLMTAHHQDDQLETIFYRIMTGRTTRSPLGMSEKEAYSGIRLVRPLLNVSKAEIRAYQQRHDVPYHEDASNEDNHYVRNDIRNRLFPAIDENSQLDVAQLLKLKQWHDEQFQSLQNFAEDFIARQTEIESEQITVDRAAFNQLNHSQKTTIMDKLLNKWTENQPISEHAYREWFTQLESSTVQAVIYSTDKWNIQIVYDKFIIMGYTDIDLTPKRITQPGHYQFGTYQIIINKTLDNTDFPMTLRIRQQGDRFVLPHHSGHQKVNRLMINRKVPAYERDRLPILLNKQGEIVAVGTLYTAPNYEKKLEITNLGV from the coding sequence GTGAAGCTATTGAATATTTATACGCGGGGTTGGACAGAAAACGACCACATTGCGCTTGCAGTATCCACTGGAGTGGATAGTATGGTACTGCTCAACTTATTAGCAACTGAACTTTCACATACCTATCGAAAATTAACGGTGCTGCATGTGAATCACGGAATACGTGAAGCCTCGACAGAAGAAGAAACATTTATACGTGCTTATTGCAAGGACCACCATATTCCCTTGCATGTGCATCATTTGGATTTATCAGAGCTTACGCTTCAAGGGAAAAGCATTCAATCAAAAGCGCGGGAGCAACGTTATGCGTGGTTTATGACTCAAATGGCTGAGATTGATGCGAATGTTTTAATGACTGCTCATCATCAAGATGATCAGTTAGAAACTATTTTTTATCGCATTATGACAGGCAGAACAACACGTAGTCCGTTAGGCATGTCTGAAAAGGAAGCGTACTCAGGTATCCGCTTGGTTCGTCCTTTGCTCAATGTATCTAAAGCAGAAATCAGAGCTTACCAGCAACGTCATGACGTTCCGTATCATGAAGATGCCTCTAATGAGGATAATCATTATGTACGAAATGACATTCGTAACCGTTTGTTCCCGGCAATAGATGAAAATTCACAACTAGACGTTGCACAATTATTGAAATTGAAACAGTGGCATGATGAACAATTTCAATCTTTACAGAACTTTGCGGAAGACTTTATTGCGCGGCAAACTGAAATTGAGAGTGAGCAGATAACAGTAGACCGTGCAGCCTTTAATCAGTTGAATCACTCACAAAAGACGACAATTATGGATAAATTGTTGAATAAATGGACGGAGAATCAACCGATTTCAGAACATGCTTATCGCGAATGGTTTACACAATTGGAAAGTTCAACAGTACAAGCTGTAATTTATTCGACAGATAAATGGAATATTCAAATTGTGTATGATAAATTTATAATAATGGGTTATACAGATATAGATTTAACACCGAAGCGGATTACACAACCAGGACATTATCAGTTTGGTACATATCAAATTATAATTAATAAGACGCTAGATAATACTGATTTTCCGATGACTTTACGTATCCGGCAGCAAGGCGACCGTTTTGTCTTGCCTCATCACAGTGGGCATCAGAAAGTCAACCGCTTGATGATCAATCGCAAAGTTCCAGCTTATGAACGCGATCGATTACCCATATTGCTGAATAAACAAGGGGAGATAGTCGCAGTCGGCACACTTTATACTGCGCCGAATTATGAAAAAAAACTAGAGATCACAAATTTAGGAGTGTAA
- a CDS encoding polysaccharide biosynthesis protein: MKRKSAFNGVVILTLALIAVKILSAIYRVPYQNVLGDAGLYAYQQVYPFLSLATILSMNAIPSAVTQNFGEHWTAKRISQVMIWIQTACFVIFLVVFTGAPLIARIMGDMHLTPMIRMASCSFLVVGILGVLRGSYQSRQQMELPAYSQVIEQIVRVGIILVMIVIFAISDWTIYQIGKWSILASALGFLAAALYLMWQRPFQFQWHWRDKETDWRVWQRLTAAIIIFAASHLIVTTWQLMDSFSVIRELQHYGLPFKEAIVEKGIYDRGASFIQIGLIVTTTFCFVLIPLLTNAFQEGRFERMNRYANASLKITVTISVAAGVGLMNLLPLMNRVFFKNDVLTATLVIYMLTVICVSLIMINIALLEVRQQSRLILIAFASGAVLKLLINVLLIPRIGIIGASISTVSSLCLFAGVLQWRTFQFYRFRHLRTFVLKLVVSMLGMTCAVQGVMWILPTAGRLTGMLELLVAAIAGVGVVVAAIAGLNLLTYRELQHMPFGDKLYHFKKGRK; the protein is encoded by the coding sequence ATGAAGCGTAAGTCAGCCTTTAATGGTGTTGTCATTCTTACGCTCGCGCTGATTGCAGTTAAAATACTCAGTGCCATTTATCGTGTACCGTACCAAAACGTTTTAGGCGATGCCGGACTCTATGCTTACCAACAAGTGTATCCATTTCTATCCTTAGCAACCATTTTATCCATGAACGCCATTCCCAGTGCAGTGACACAAAATTTCGGCGAACATTGGACAGCGAAACGCATCAGCCAAGTCATGATTTGGATACAAACAGCCTGTTTCGTTATTTTCTTAGTCGTCTTTACTGGTGCACCTCTGATTGCACGGATAATGGGCGATATGCATCTTACACCGATGATAAGAATGGCCAGCTGCAGCTTTTTAGTCGTCGGCATTCTCGGCGTATTGCGCGGCAGTTACCAATCACGCCAACAAATGGAATTGCCCGCCTATTCACAAGTCATAGAACAAATCGTGCGCGTCGGCATTATACTCGTCATGATTGTCATATTTGCCATCAGCGACTGGACCATCTATCAAATCGGAAAGTGGTCTATCCTCGCTTCCGCACTCGGCTTTTTAGCCGCAGCACTCTACTTGATGTGGCAACGACCATTTCAATTTCAGTGGCACTGGCGTGACAAAGAAACCGATTGGAGAGTATGGCAACGCTTAACAGCAGCTATAATTATTTTTGCGGCCTCGCACCTGATTGTGACAACTTGGCAATTAATGGATAGTTTCAGTGTGATCCGCGAATTGCAACATTATGGATTACCGTTCAAAGAAGCGATTGTTGAAAAAGGTATTTATGATAGAGGCGCTTCCTTTATTCAAATCGGCTTAATCGTGACTACAACATTTTGTTTTGTCTTGATTCCGTTATTAACCAATGCCTTTCAAGAAGGTCGATTTGAACGCATGAACCGCTATGCGAATGCTTCTTTGAAAATCACAGTGACTATCAGTGTGGCAGCAGGTGTCGGATTAATGAATTTATTACCTTTGATGAATCGCGTATTCTTTAAAAATGATGTGCTGACAGCAACGTTAGTCATTTATATGTTAACTGTTATCTGTGTTTCACTGATTATGATTAATATTGCACTGTTAGAAGTGCGCCAGCAATCGCGGTTGATTTTAATTGCTTTTGCCTCAGGGGCAGTGTTGAAATTACTCATCAACGTACTCTTGATTCCGCGCATTGGCATTATAGGAGCGAGTATCAGTACCGTAAGTTCATTATGCTTGTTTGCAGGCGTCTTGCAATGGCGAACTTTCCAATTTTACCGTTTCCGTCACTTGCGCACCTTTGTGCTGAAACTAGTGGTTTCTATGCTTGGTATGACTTGCGCCGTTCAAGGTGTCATGTGGATCTTGCCGACTGCTGGACGCTTGACCGGAATGTTAGAATTATTAGTCGCAGCAATAGCTGGTGTAGGTGTCGTAGTTGCAGCAATCGCAGGTTTGAACTTGCTGACATATCGCGAACTGCAACATATGCCATTCGGCGACAAATTGTATCACTTTAAGAAAGGACGAAAATAA
- the mfd gene encoding transcription-repair coupling factor produces the protein MKSIITDYINKDKRYEELSDVFGQENVLVTGLSGAAKATMMAEKYLSSNRPMVVVTNNLYQADKLEADIQHYVNDDEIYKYPLQDIMTEEFSTQSPQLMSERVRTLTGLAEGQRGFFIIPLNGLKKLQTPVDIWQSHQVKLSVGDDIDVDDFLNKLVDMGYRRETAVSHIGEFSLRGGIIDIYPLIGNPVRIELFDTEVDSIRQFDIESQRSEENQDIVAITSASDYIITDDVLKRIKVQLKEAYEQTRPKIDKAVRNDIKDTYESFLQFDSNFVDHQVIRRLVAFMYEQPATLVDYISNNAIIAVDEYNRVKDTEETLTTEVNDFMTQLIESGKGFIGQQFMNDKAFEELINSRQITYFTLFTASMPVKLNHIVKFSSKPVQQFYGQYDIMRSEFQRYVNNGYTVVVLVETETKKDRVKSMMSEMHIPVVEGAAGEHIEGGHAVITEGSLSEGFELPYMQLAVVTERELFKSKQKKAKKRTPTMTNAERIKSYQDLKIGDYVVHVHHGVGRYLGVETLEVGDVHRDYIKIQYKGTDQLFVPVDQMDQVQKYVVSEDKTPRLNKLGGTEWKKTKAKVQQSVEDIADELIELYRERELAQGYQYGADSEQQHEFEMDFPYDLTADQSKSIVEIKEDMEKERPMDRLLCGDVGYGKTEVALRAAFKAVMEGKQVAFLVPTTILAQQHYETLIERMQDFPVNIQLMSRFRTPKEVKETKQGLKDGTVDIVVGTHKLLAKDVKYKDLGLLVVDEEQRFGVRHKERIKSLKTNVDVLTLTATPIPRTLHMSMLGVRDLSVIETPPENRFPVQTYVLEQNSNFIKEALERELSRGGQAFYLYNKVQSIYEKKEQLQMLMPEANIGVAHGRMTERELEDTMIGFVNGEYDILVTTTIIETGVDVPNANTLIIEDADRFGLSQLYQLRGRVGRSSRVGYAYFLHPTNKVLSETAEERLQAIKEFTELGSGFKIAMRDLNIRGAGNLLGKQQHGFIDSVGFDLYSQMLEEAVNEKRGIKEETATPEIEIDLNIDAYLPTEYIPNEQSKIEIYKKLRQIENDEQLMDIKDELIDRFNEYPVQVERLLDIVEIRIHALNVGVEYIKDTGKAVEVQLSEKGTEDINGEALFKQTLPLGRDMKVGVEDGAMKITLTKNKRAGAWFDRLKFLMKALEESMVIPDEA, from the coding sequence GTGAAATCAATAATTACAGATTATATAAATAAAGATAAAAGATATGAAGAACTGAGTGACGTATTCGGCCAAGAGAATGTGTTGGTAACAGGACTTTCAGGTGCAGCCAAAGCTACTATGATGGCTGAAAAGTATTTATCTTCTAATCGCCCGATGGTAGTCGTAACTAATAACTTGTATCAAGCAGACAAGTTGGAAGCCGACATCCAACATTACGTGAATGACGATGAAATCTATAAGTATCCGCTTCAAGACATCATGACTGAGGAATTCTCTACCCAAAGTCCCCAATTGATGAGTGAGCGTGTACGCACCCTTACTGGCTTAGCAGAAGGACAGCGAGGGTTCTTTATCATACCGTTAAACGGTTTGAAAAAATTACAAACGCCTGTCGATATTTGGCAATCACACCAAGTGAAACTATCAGTAGGAGACGATATCGACGTTGATGACTTTCTCAATAAATTAGTCGATATGGGTTATCGCAGAGAAACTGCTGTGTCACATATCGGTGAATTCTCCTTACGAGGCGGTATTATTGATATTTATCCGCTTATCGGCAACCCAGTACGTATCGAGCTTTTTGATACAGAAGTAGATTCTATCCGTCAGTTTGATATCGAATCACAACGCTCTGAAGAGAATCAAGATATAGTAGCAATCACTTCAGCTAGTGATTATATTATTACTGATGATGTACTCAAACGTATTAAAGTACAATTAAAAGAAGCGTATGAACAAACACGTCCTAAAATAGATAAAGCTGTCCGCAATGATATTAAAGACACATATGAGAGTTTCTTGCAATTCGACAGTAATTTCGTCGATCACCAAGTCATTCGCCGTTTAGTAGCATTTATGTATGAGCAACCTGCTACACTCGTGGACTATATCAGCAACAACGCTATTATTGCGGTAGACGAATATAACCGCGTGAAAGATACTGAAGAAACTTTGACCACTGAAGTCAATGACTTTATGACTCAATTGATTGAAAGTGGTAAAGGCTTTATCGGCCAACAGTTCATGAATGACAAAGCGTTTGAGGAACTCATCAATTCCAGACAAATCACTTATTTCACTCTTTTCACAGCAAGTATGCCTGTCAAATTGAACCATATTGTTAAATTCTCCAGCAAACCTGTACAGCAGTTTTATGGTCAGTATGATATCATGCGTTCGGAATTTCAGCGTTATGTCAATAATGGCTACACGGTCGTGGTCTTGGTAGAGACGGAAACGAAAAAAGACCGTGTGAAATCTATGATGAGTGAGATGCATATTCCAGTAGTGGAAGGTGCTGCAGGAGAACATATTGAAGGCGGCCATGCAGTGATTACGGAAGGCAGTCTTTCTGAAGGTTTCGAATTGCCTTACATGCAACTGGCGGTAGTCACAGAACGTGAATTATTTAAATCTAAGCAGAAGAAGGCTAAGAAACGTACGCCGACAATGACCAATGCCGAACGTATCAAATCTTATCAAGACTTGAAAATCGGCGATTATGTGGTACATGTCCACCATGGTGTCGGACGTTATTTAGGTGTGGAAACGCTGGAAGTCGGCGATGTGCATCGGGACTATATTAAAATTCAATATAAAGGAACGGATCAGCTCTTTGTACCGGTCGACCAAATGGATCAAGTGCAGAAGTATGTGGTTTCTGAGGACAAGACACCAAGACTCAATAAACTCGGCGGTACTGAGTGGAAGAAAACGAAGGCTAAAGTACAACAAAGTGTCGAAGATATTGCCGATGAATTAATCGAACTTTATCGCGAACGTGAATTGGCCCAAGGTTACCAATATGGAGCTGATTCGGAACAACAACACGAATTTGAAATGGATTTCCCATACGATTTAACTGCAGACCAAAGCAAATCGATTGTGGAAATCAAAGAAGATATGGAAAAAGAACGCCCAATGGACCGCTTGTTATGCGGCGATGTAGGTTACGGCAAGACAGAAGTAGCGCTTCGTGCAGCCTTTAAAGCAGTAATGGAAGGTAAACAAGTAGCTTTCTTAGTGCCGACAACTATCTTAGCGCAGCAGCACTATGAAACGTTGATTGAACGTATGCAGGATTTCCCGGTAAATATTCAATTGATGAGCCGCTTCCGTACACCAAAAGAAGTCAAAGAAACCAAGCAAGGATTGAAAGACGGCACAGTAGATATCGTCGTGGGTACACACAAACTCTTAGCTAAAGATGTAAAATATAAAGACTTGGGCTTGCTCGTTGTCGATGAAGAGCAACGTTTCGGCGTCCGTCATAAAGAACGTATTAAATCCTTGAAAACGAATGTTGATGTGCTGACACTGACAGCAACACCGATTCCGCGTACACTCCATATGAGTATGCTCGGTGTACGGGACTTGTCAGTCATTGAAACGCCGCCAGAAAACCGCTTCCCAGTTCAAACTTATGTCCTAGAACAAAATTCAAACTTTATCAAGGAAGCGTTAGAACGAGAATTATCTCGTGGCGGCCAAGCATTCTATCTCTACAATAAAGTTCAATCTATTTATGAGAAGAAAGAACAGCTGCAAATGTTGATGCCGGAAGCGAATATCGGTGTCGCACATGGACGGATGACTGAACGTGAACTAGAAGATACGATGATTGGGTTTGTTAACGGCGAATACGACATTTTGGTAACGACAACGATTATTGAAACCGGTGTCGACGTACCGAATGCGAATACGTTGATTATCGAAGATGCGGACCGCTTCGGCTTGAGCCAATTGTATCAATTGCGCGGACGTGTCGGTCGTTCATCGCGTGTCGGTTATGCTTACTTCTTGCATCCGACAAACAAAGTATTATCTGAAACAGCGGAAGAACGCTTGCAAGCTATTAAAGAGTTTACTGAACTCGGCAGCGGATTCAAAATTGCCATGCGTGATTTAAATATCCGTGGTGCCGGAAATCTGCTCGGTAAACAGCAGCACGGCTTTATTGATTCAGTCGGCTTCGACTTGTATTCACAAATGTTGGAAGAAGCGGTTAATGAAAAACGAGGCATTAAAGAAGAAACGGCAACACCAGAAATTGAAATCGACCTTAATATTGATGCTTACTTGCCGACAGAATATATTCCGAACGAACAATCTAAAATTGAAATCTATAAAAAGTTACGTCAAATTGAAAATGACGAACAATTGATGGACATTAAAGATGAACTAATAGATCGCTTCAACGAATATCCAGTACAAGTTGAACGTCTGCTCGATATCGTAGAAATACGTATTCATGCACTGAATGTCGGAGTAGAATACATTAAAGATACTGGCAAAGCCGTCGAAGTGCAGCTGTCAGAAAAAGGCACAGAAGATATTAATGGGGAAGCCTTATTCAAACAAACCTTGCCATTAGGACGTGACATGAAAGTCGGCGTTGAAGACGGCGCCATGAAGATTACCTTGACGAAAAATAAACGTGCAGGCGCTTGGTTCGACCGCTTGAAATTCTTAATGAAAGCCTTAGAAGAAAGCATGGTTATCCCAGATGAAGCGTAA
- a CDS encoding 50S ribosomal protein L25/general stress protein Ctc: protein MASLKSIIRQGKQRRSDLTAIRNSGKVPAVMYGYGQKNVSVKVDEVEFIKVIREVGRNGVIDLGVGSKTIKVMVADYQFDPLKNQITHIDFLAINMTEERTVEVPVHLVGEAVGAKEGGVVDQPLFNLEVTATPENIPEYLEAEISGLEIGDSLAVKDLNITGDFKIENEPESTVVTVTPPTQGPSEAEIEEVESGDADTPEPEVVGDDKKEEE, encoded by the coding sequence ATGGCTTCATTAAAGTCTATTATCCGTCAAGGTAAACAAAGACGTTCTGATTTAACAGCAATCAGAAACTCAGGCAAAGTACCAGCAGTAATGTATGGTTACGGTCAAAAAAACGTATCAGTTAAAGTTGATGAAGTAGAATTCATCAAAGTTATCCGTGAAGTTGGACGTAACGGTGTTATCGACTTAGGCGTAGGTTCTAAAACTATTAAAGTAATGGTTGCAGACTACCAATTCGATCCACTTAAAAACCAAATCACTCACATCGACTTCTTAGCTATCAACATGACTGAAGAACGTACTGTTGAAGTACCTGTACACTTAGTTGGTGAAGCAGTAGGCGCTAAAGAAGGCGGCGTTGTTGACCAACCATTATTCAACCTTGAAGTTACAGCAACTCCAGAAAATATCCCAGAATACCTTGAAGCAGAAATTTCTGGTTTAGAAATCGGCGACAGCTTAGCTGTTAAAGATTTAAACATTACTGGCGACTTCAAAATTGAAAACGAACCAGAATCTACAGTTGTTACTGTAACACCTCCAACACAAGGACCAAGCGAAGCAGAAATCGAAGAAGTTGAATCAGGCGACGCTGATACTCCAGAACCAGAAGTAGTTGGAGACGACAAAAAAGAAGAAGAATAA
- the hpt gene encoding hypoxanthine phosphoribosyltransferase, with amino-acid sequence MKDDLKEILLTEDEIQQICRQLGAEITKDYRGKDLVCIGILKGSAMFMSDLIKRIDTHLSIDFMDVSSYHGGTESTGEVKILKDLGSSIENKDVLIIEDILETGTTLKSITELLKSRRVNSLEIVTLLDKPNRRKANIEAKYVGRKIPDEFVVGYGLDYAEYYRNLPYVGTLKPEVYENK; translated from the coding sequence ATGAAAGATGATTTAAAGGAAATATTACTGACTGAAGATGAAATTCAGCAGATTTGCCGCCAGCTCGGCGCAGAAATTACAAAGGACTACAGAGGGAAAGACCTTGTTTGTATCGGTATCTTAAAAGGGTCTGCCATGTTTATGTCAGATTTAATCAAGCGTATTGATACGCATTTATCTATCGATTTCATGGATGTTTCCAGCTACCATGGCGGTACTGAATCGACAGGTGAAGTCAAAATCTTAAAAGATTTAGGCAGCTCAATTGAAAATAAAGATGTATTGATTATCGAAGATATCTTAGAAACAGGTACGACTTTGAAATCTATTACTGAGTTATTGAAATCACGTCGCGTCAACTCTTTAGAAATCGTTACTTTATTAGATAAACCAAACCGTCGCAAAGCAAATATCGAAGCAAAATATGTCGGTCGCAAAATTCCAGATGAGTTTGTGGTGGGTTATGGTTTAGATTATGCGGAATATTACCGTAATCTTCCATATGTCGGCACTTTGAAACCTGAAGTTTACGAAAATAAATAA
- a CDS encoding RNA-binding S4 domain-containing protein has product MRLDKFLKVSRLIKRRTLAKEVSDQGRVQVNGHIAKAGTDVKVDDEVVIRFGQRIVTIKVTGLNEHASKENAKGMYELVKEERINDND; this is encoded by the coding sequence GTGAGATTAGACAAGTTTTTAAAAGTTTCACGTTTAATCAAGCGCCGTACATTGGCTAAAGAAGTCAGCGACCAAGGACGTGTGCAAGTGAATGGCCACATAGCTAAAGCCGGCACAGATGTGAAAGTCGACGATGAAGTGGTAATCCGCTTCGGTCAACGTATTGTTACTATCAAAGTAACTGGATTAAACGAACATGCTTCTAAAGAAAATGCTAAAGGCATGTACGAACTCGTCAAAGAGGAACGTATTAACGACAATGATTAA